The proteins below are encoded in one region of Balaenoptera ricei isolate mBalRic1 chromosome 6, mBalRic1.hap2, whole genome shotgun sequence:
- the CA9 gene encoding carbonic anhydrase 9 isoform X4, whose product MQEAPTTGGDSSGEDDPLGEEDLPSEEDIPGEEDPPGELDPPGMKTEAGEEDSLKLEDLPTVETPRDTQGPQNNAHRDKKGDDHSHWRYGGAPPWPQVSPACAGRFQSPVDIRPELTAFCPALRPLELLGFALPPQPELRLRNNGHTVQLSLPPGLEMALGPGQEYRALQLHLHWGAAGRPGSEHTVGGHRFPAEIHVVHLSTAFAKVDEALGRPGGLAVLAAFLQEGPEENSAYEELLSHLGEIAEEDSETWVPGLDVSALLPSDLSLYFRYEGSLTTPPCAQGVIWTVFNQTVKLSAKQLHTLSDSLWGPDDSRLQLNFRATQPLNGRIIEASFPAGVDSSPGTTEPVHLNSCLAAGDILALVFGLLFAVTGIAFLVQMRRQQRHPSGTKGSVSYHPAEVTETVA is encoded by the exons ATGCAGGAGGCTCCCACCACAGGAGGAGATTCATCTGGGGAAGACGATCCACTGGGTGAGGAGGACCTGCCCAGTGAAGAGGATATACCTGGAGAGGAGGACCCACCTGGAGAGTTGGATCCACCTGGAATGAAGACTGAAGCAGGAGAAGAGGATTCTCTGAAGTTAGAGGATCTACCTACTGTTGAGACTCCCAGGGATACTCAAGGCCCCCAGAATAATGCCCACAGAGACAAAAAAG GGGATGACCACAGTCACTGGCGTTATGGAG GCGCTCCGCCATGGCCCCAGGTGTCCCCCGCCTGCGCTGGCCGTTTTCAATCCCCGGTAGATATCCGTCCAGAGCTCACCGCGTTTTGCCCAGCCCTGCGACCCCTGGAACTCCTTGGCTTTGCGCTCCCGCCACAACCAGAACTGCGCCTGCGCAACAATGGCCACACCG TGCAGCTGAGTCTGCCTCCCGGGCTGGAGATGGCCCTGGGTCCCGGGCAGGAGTACCGGGCCCTGCAGTTGCATCTGCACTGGGGGGCTGCGGGTCGCCCGGGCTCGGAGCACACGGTTGGCGGTCACCGTTTCCCTGCCGAG ATCCATGTGGTTCACCTCAGCACGGCATTTGCCAAAGTTGACGAGGCCTTGGGGCGCCCGGGGGGCTTGGCCGTGCTGGCCGCCTTTCTGCAG GAAGGCCCCGAAGAAAACAGCGCCTACGAGGAGTTGCTGTCACATTTGGGAGAAATCGCCGAGGAAG ACTCTGAGACTTGGGTCCCAGGACTGGATGTATCTGCACTGCTGCCCTCTGACCTCAGCCTCTACTTCCGATATGAGGGGTCTCTCACCACACCCCCCTGTGCCCAGGGAGTCATCTGGACTGTGTTCAACCAGACAGTAAAGCTGAGTGCTAagcag ctccacaccctctctgactCCCTGTGGGGACCTGATGACTCTCGGCTACAGCTGAACTTCCGAGCTACACAGCCTTTGAATGGGCGAATAATTGAGGCCTCCTTCCCTGCTGGAGTGGACAGCAGCCCTGGGACCACTGAGCCAG tCCACCTGAATTCCTGTCTCGCTGCTG gaGACATCCTGGCCCTGGTTTTTGGCCTTCTCTTTGCTGTTACCGGCATCGCCTTCCTTGTGCAAATGAGAAGGCAGCAAAG ACACCCAAGTGGGACCAAAGGAAGTGTCAGCTACCACCCGGCAGAGGTCACGGAGACTGTTGCCTAG
- the CA9 gene encoding carbonic anhydrase 9 isoform X1: MASLCPSPWLPLLIPAPAPGPAVQLLLLLLLLVPAHPQSLLRMQEAPTTGGDSSGEDDPLGEEDLPSEEDIPGEEDPPGELDPPGMKTEAGEEDSLKLEDLPTVETPRDTQGPQNNAHRDKKGDDHSHWRYGGAPPWPQVSPACAGRFQSPVDIRPELTAFCPALRPLELLGFALPPQPELRLRNNGHTVQLSLPPGLEMALGPGQEYRALQLHLHWGAAGRPGSEHTVGGHRFPAEIHVVHLSTAFAKVDEALGRPGGLAVLAAFLQEGPEENSAYEELLSHLGEIAEEDSETWVPGLDVSALLPSDLSLYFRYEGSLTTPPCAQGVIWTVFNQTVKLSAKQLHTLSDSLWGPDDSRLQLNFRATQPLNGRIIEASFPAGVDSSPGTTEPVHLNSCLAAGDILALVFGLLFAVTGIAFLVQMRRQQRHPSGTKGSVSYHPAEVTETVA, translated from the exons ATGGCTTCCctgtgccccagcccctggctccCTCTGTTGATCCcggcccctgccccaggccccgcTGTCCAATTGCTGTTGTTACTGCTCCTCCTGGTGCCTGCCCATCCCCAGAGCCTGCTCAGGATGCAGGAGGCTCCCACCACAGGAGGAGATTCATCTGGGGAAGACGATCCACTGGGTGAGGAGGACCTGCCCAGTGAAGAGGATATACCTGGAGAGGAGGACCCACCTGGAGAGTTGGATCCACCTGGAATGAAGACTGAAGCAGGAGAAGAGGATTCTCTGAAGTTAGAGGATCTACCTACTGTTGAGACTCCCAGGGATACTCAAGGCCCCCAGAATAATGCCCACAGAGACAAAAAAG GGGATGACCACAGTCACTGGCGTTATGGAG GCGCTCCGCCATGGCCCCAGGTGTCCCCCGCCTGCGCTGGCCGTTTTCAATCCCCGGTAGATATCCGTCCAGAGCTCACCGCGTTTTGCCCAGCCCTGCGACCCCTGGAACTCCTTGGCTTTGCGCTCCCGCCACAACCAGAACTGCGCCTGCGCAACAATGGCCACACCG TGCAGCTGAGTCTGCCTCCCGGGCTGGAGATGGCCCTGGGTCCCGGGCAGGAGTACCGGGCCCTGCAGTTGCATCTGCACTGGGGGGCTGCGGGTCGCCCGGGCTCGGAGCACACGGTTGGCGGTCACCGTTTCCCTGCCGAG ATCCATGTGGTTCACCTCAGCACGGCATTTGCCAAAGTTGACGAGGCCTTGGGGCGCCCGGGGGGCTTGGCCGTGCTGGCCGCCTTTCTGCAG GAAGGCCCCGAAGAAAACAGCGCCTACGAGGAGTTGCTGTCACATTTGGGAGAAATCGCCGAGGAAG ACTCTGAGACTTGGGTCCCAGGACTGGATGTATCTGCACTGCTGCCCTCTGACCTCAGCCTCTACTTCCGATATGAGGGGTCTCTCACCACACCCCCCTGTGCCCAGGGAGTCATCTGGACTGTGTTCAACCAGACAGTAAAGCTGAGTGCTAagcag ctccacaccctctctgactCCCTGTGGGGACCTGATGACTCTCGGCTACAGCTGAACTTCCGAGCTACACAGCCTTTGAATGGGCGAATAATTGAGGCCTCCTTCCCTGCTGGAGTGGACAGCAGCCCTGGGACCACTGAGCCAG tCCACCTGAATTCCTGTCTCGCTGCTG gaGACATCCTGGCCCTGGTTTTTGGCCTTCTCTTTGCTGTTACCGGCATCGCCTTCCTTGTGCAAATGAGAAGGCAGCAAAG ACACCCAAGTGGGACCAAAGGAAGTGTCAGCTACCACCCGGCAGAGGTCACGGAGACTGTTGCCTAG
- the CA9 gene encoding carbonic anhydrase 9 isoform X3, translated as MASLCPSPWLPLLIPAPAPGPAVQLLLLLLLLVPAHPQSLLRMQEAPTTGGDSSGEDDPLGEEDLPSEEDIPGEEDPPGELDPPGMKTEAGEEDSLKLEDLPTVETPRDTQGPQNNAHRDKKGDDHSHWRYGGAPPWPQVSPACAGRFQSPVDIRPELTAFCPALRPLELLGFALPPQPELRLRNNGHTVQLSLPPGLEMALGPGQEYRALQLHLHWGAAGRPGSEHTVGGHRFPAEEGPEENSAYEELLSHLGEIAEEDSETWVPGLDVSALLPSDLSLYFRYEGSLTTPPCAQGVIWTVFNQTVKLSAKQLHTLSDSLWGPDDSRLQLNFRATQPLNGRIIEASFPAGVDSSPGTTEPVHLNSCLAAGDILALVFGLLFAVTGIAFLVQMRRQQRHPSGTKGSVSYHPAEVTETVA; from the exons ATGGCTTCCctgtgccccagcccctggctccCTCTGTTGATCCcggcccctgccccaggccccgcTGTCCAATTGCTGTTGTTACTGCTCCTCCTGGTGCCTGCCCATCCCCAGAGCCTGCTCAGGATGCAGGAGGCTCCCACCACAGGAGGAGATTCATCTGGGGAAGACGATCCACTGGGTGAGGAGGACCTGCCCAGTGAAGAGGATATACCTGGAGAGGAGGACCCACCTGGAGAGTTGGATCCACCTGGAATGAAGACTGAAGCAGGAGAAGAGGATTCTCTGAAGTTAGAGGATCTACCTACTGTTGAGACTCCCAGGGATACTCAAGGCCCCCAGAATAATGCCCACAGAGACAAAAAAG GGGATGACCACAGTCACTGGCGTTATGGAG GCGCTCCGCCATGGCCCCAGGTGTCCCCCGCCTGCGCTGGCCGTTTTCAATCCCCGGTAGATATCCGTCCAGAGCTCACCGCGTTTTGCCCAGCCCTGCGACCCCTGGAACTCCTTGGCTTTGCGCTCCCGCCACAACCAGAACTGCGCCTGCGCAACAATGGCCACACCG TGCAGCTGAGTCTGCCTCCCGGGCTGGAGATGGCCCTGGGTCCCGGGCAGGAGTACCGGGCCCTGCAGTTGCATCTGCACTGGGGGGCTGCGGGTCGCCCGGGCTCGGAGCACACGGTTGGCGGTCACCGTTTCCCTGCCGAG GAAGGCCCCGAAGAAAACAGCGCCTACGAGGAGTTGCTGTCACATTTGGGAGAAATCGCCGAGGAAG ACTCTGAGACTTGGGTCCCAGGACTGGATGTATCTGCACTGCTGCCCTCTGACCTCAGCCTCTACTTCCGATATGAGGGGTCTCTCACCACACCCCCCTGTGCCCAGGGAGTCATCTGGACTGTGTTCAACCAGACAGTAAAGCTGAGTGCTAagcag ctccacaccctctctgactCCCTGTGGGGACCTGATGACTCTCGGCTACAGCTGAACTTCCGAGCTACACAGCCTTTGAATGGGCGAATAATTGAGGCCTCCTTCCCTGCTGGAGTGGACAGCAGCCCTGGGACCACTGAGCCAG tCCACCTGAATTCCTGTCTCGCTGCTG gaGACATCCTGGCCCTGGTTTTTGGCCTTCTCTTTGCTGTTACCGGCATCGCCTTCCTTGTGCAAATGAGAAGGCAGCAAAG ACACCCAAGTGGGACCAAAGGAAGTGTCAGCTACCACCCGGCAGAGGTCACGGAGACTGTTGCCTAG
- the CA9 gene encoding carbonic anhydrase 9 isoform X2: MASLCPSPWLPLLIPAPAPGPAVQLLLLLLLLVPAHPQSLLRMQEAPTTGGDSSGEDDPLGEEDLPSEEDIPGEEDPPGELDPPGMKTEAGEEDSLKLEDLPTVETPRDTQGPQNNAHRDKKGDDHSHWRYGGAPPWPQVSPACAGRFQSPVDIRPELTAFCPALRPLELLGFALPPQPELRLRNNGHTVQLSLPPGLEMALGPGQEYRALQLHLHWGAAGRPGSEHTVGGHRFPAEIHVVHLSTAFAKVDEALGRPGGLAVLAAFLQEGPEENSAYEELLSHLGEIAEEDSETWVPGLDVSALLPSDLSLYFRYEGSLTTPPCAQGVIWTVFNQTVKLSAKQLHTLSDSLWGPDDSRLQLNFRATQPLNGRIIEASFPAGVDSSPGTTEPGDILALVFGLLFAVTGIAFLVQMRRQQRHPSGTKGSVSYHPAEVTETVA; encoded by the exons ATGGCTTCCctgtgccccagcccctggctccCTCTGTTGATCCcggcccctgccccaggccccgcTGTCCAATTGCTGTTGTTACTGCTCCTCCTGGTGCCTGCCCATCCCCAGAGCCTGCTCAGGATGCAGGAGGCTCCCACCACAGGAGGAGATTCATCTGGGGAAGACGATCCACTGGGTGAGGAGGACCTGCCCAGTGAAGAGGATATACCTGGAGAGGAGGACCCACCTGGAGAGTTGGATCCACCTGGAATGAAGACTGAAGCAGGAGAAGAGGATTCTCTGAAGTTAGAGGATCTACCTACTGTTGAGACTCCCAGGGATACTCAAGGCCCCCAGAATAATGCCCACAGAGACAAAAAAG GGGATGACCACAGTCACTGGCGTTATGGAG GCGCTCCGCCATGGCCCCAGGTGTCCCCCGCCTGCGCTGGCCGTTTTCAATCCCCGGTAGATATCCGTCCAGAGCTCACCGCGTTTTGCCCAGCCCTGCGACCCCTGGAACTCCTTGGCTTTGCGCTCCCGCCACAACCAGAACTGCGCCTGCGCAACAATGGCCACACCG TGCAGCTGAGTCTGCCTCCCGGGCTGGAGATGGCCCTGGGTCCCGGGCAGGAGTACCGGGCCCTGCAGTTGCATCTGCACTGGGGGGCTGCGGGTCGCCCGGGCTCGGAGCACACGGTTGGCGGTCACCGTTTCCCTGCCGAG ATCCATGTGGTTCACCTCAGCACGGCATTTGCCAAAGTTGACGAGGCCTTGGGGCGCCCGGGGGGCTTGGCCGTGCTGGCCGCCTTTCTGCAG GAAGGCCCCGAAGAAAACAGCGCCTACGAGGAGTTGCTGTCACATTTGGGAGAAATCGCCGAGGAAG ACTCTGAGACTTGGGTCCCAGGACTGGATGTATCTGCACTGCTGCCCTCTGACCTCAGCCTCTACTTCCGATATGAGGGGTCTCTCACCACACCCCCCTGTGCCCAGGGAGTCATCTGGACTGTGTTCAACCAGACAGTAAAGCTGAGTGCTAagcag ctccacaccctctctgactCCCTGTGGGGACCTGATGACTCTCGGCTACAGCTGAACTTCCGAGCTACACAGCCTTTGAATGGGCGAATAATTGAGGCCTCCTTCCCTGCTGGAGTGGACAGCAGCCCTGGGACCACTGAGCCAG gaGACATCCTGGCCCTGGTTTTTGGCCTTCTCTTTGCTGTTACCGGCATCGCCTTCCTTGTGCAAATGAGAAGGCAGCAAAG ACACCCAAGTGGGACCAAAGGAAGTGTCAGCTACCACCCGGCAGAGGTCACGGAGACTGTTGCCTAG
- the ARHGEF39 gene encoding rho guanine nucleotide exchange factor 39, whose product MESPGPSARCPVQEQRARWERKRACTARELLETERRYQEQLGLVATYFVGILRAKGTLRPPERQALFGPWELIYGASQELLPYLEGGRWGQGLEGFCPHLELYTQFAANAERSRTTLQEQLKKNKRFRRFVRLQEGRPEFGGLQLQDLLPLPLQRLQQYENLAIALAENTGPNSPDHEQLTRAARRISETAQRVHTISQKQKNDQHLQRVQALLSGRQAKGLVSGRWFLRQGWLLVVPPRGEPRPRMFFLFSDALLMAKPRPPLHLLQSGTFACQALYPMAECQLHRVFGHSGGPCGGLLSLSFPHEKLLLMSTDQEELSHWHHSLTLASSSQKN is encoded by the exons ATGGAGAGCCCGGGCCCCAGCGCACGGTGCCCGGTGCAAGAGCAGCGTGCCCGTTGGGAGCGGAAACGCGCCTGCACTGCCCGGGAGCTGCTGGAGACCGAGCGGCGCTACCAGGAACAGCTGGGGCTGGTGGCCACG TACTTCGTGGGGATTCTGAGAGCCAAGGGCACCCTGCGACCACCAGAGCGCCAGGCCCTGTTTGGGCCCTGGGAGCTCATTTACGGCGCCAGCCA AGAGCTGCTTCCCTACCTCGAAGGAGGGCGCTGGGGACAGGGGCTGGAGGGCTTCTGCCCCCACCTGGAGCTCTACACCCAATTTGCTGCCAACGCTGAGAGGTCCCGGACCACCCTGCAG GAGCaattaaagaagaacaaacgtTTCCGGAGGTTTGTGCGACTTCAGGAAGGTCGCCCTGAGTTTGGGGGCCTTCAGCTCCAGGAcctgctccctctgcctctgcagaGGCTCCAGCA GTATGAGAATCTTGCCATTGCTTTGGCTGAAAACACAGGTCCCAACAGCCCTGACCATGAACAGCTCACAA GGGCTGCCCGGCGGATAAGTGAGACTGCCCAGAGAGTCCACACCATCAGTCAGAAACAGAAGAATGACCAGCACCTCCAGCGTGTCCAGGCTCTGCTCAGTGGACGGCAGGCAAAGGGGCTTGTCTCAG GTCGCTGGTTCCTACGCCAGGGTTGGCTGCTGGTGGTGCCTCCCCGAGGGGAGCCTCGGCCCCGAatgttcttcctcttctctgatgCACTCCTCATGGCCAAGCCTCGACCCCCACTGCATCTGCTGCAGAGTGGCACCTTTGCTTGCCAGGCCCTCTACCCTATGGCCGAGTGTCAACTCCACAGGGTCTTTGGCCACTCAGGAGGCCCCTGTGGTGGACTGCTCAGC CTGTCCTTTCCCCACGAGAAGCTACTGCTTATGTCCACAGACCAGGAGGAGCTGTCGCACTGGCACCACAGTCTGACTTTGGCCAGCAG CAGCCAGAAGAACTAG